AGCAAGCAGCGAGCCTGGTGTGAATGTTCCTCCGAATGAAGCGGCAACAAACGCATCAGCTTCTGAACAAAGCGAGAGAATATAAGCGAATGCCATCATTATTGCTGGTGATAAAAAGTCGCTCGAACCTAGTTCTGCAAGCATAGACCGATCCAAGAATGTCTGGAAAACACTCGCAATAAATGCTCCCAGAATCAGATATTTTCCCATTTCGAAAAACTCATCACTTGCATGGAAAAGTGTTTCCTTAAATTTGTTCCCTCCTTTAACAGGCTCTGCTCCTGCACTTCTTCCAACCAATTCTTCTCTTGTCCACTTCAGCTGATCGCGGTTTTTAAAAAGTAGATACACAACGAATCCAACCAAGATGGAAACGACAAATGCGAGTCCCATCCGGCCGTAAACAATTTCTTTTGAAGATTGGAAAGCATAATATGTAGATGCAAAGACGACAGGATTTAATATCGGAGCGGCAACTAAAAAGACAATTCCGACATGAAGGGGCATCCCCTTTTTAATTAAGCGTCTGACGATTGGGACAATCGCACACTCGCAAACAGGAAAAATAATGCCGAGCAGGGCCGCGGGAAAAAGAGCAATAATTGCGTTCTTCGGCAGAAACCGCTGAATCATCTCCTCTGATACAAACGATTGAATAAGAGCCGATACAAAAACACCAAGCAAAATAAAAGGGATGGCCTCAAGCACGATACTTAAGAAAATGGTATTCAAATTCAGAAATGCTTTTGGTGCATCAATCTGAAAATCTCCGAAATCTATGAAAATAAAAAGATAAATAAACAATCCTATTAATGCAAGAGCAAATGACTCTTTCACAATAGAAGAGGCTGGTTTTTTCATCATAAAACTCCAATCCTATTCTTTTCTTCTAGCATTATATCATACGGGACTTGTCCTTAAATTATGCAAATTCAGTGAAAAATTTATTCTTGCCGAATTGTGAAAATCATTCGTGATACTTGCCTTAACACCTCTATTTTAAACATTTTTAATTGCCGTTACCTATCTTTGTAAAGTATACTCTCTATTATTGAGGCACTTGAGAGGAGATCATCCATGATTAGAGAGATAACATTACCGCCGAAAAAAGAGAGACATAGACTCTTTGGTTCCGTTGAACCAGGTTTAAAGACGAAACCCACCGAAAAAGACAAAATGCCAGATCTGCAAAATTCAAAAAAAGATTTTCTTT
The window above is part of the Metabacillus dongyingensis genome. Proteins encoded here:
- a CDS encoding permease, yielding MKKPASSIVKESFALALIGLFIYLFIFIDFGDFQIDAPKAFLNLNTIFLSIVLEAIPFILLGVFVSALIQSFVSEEMIQRFLPKNAIIALFPAALLGIIFPVCECAIVPIVRRLIKKGMPLHVGIVFLVAAPILNPVVFASTYYAFQSSKEIVYGRMGLAFVVSILVGFVVYLLFKNRDQLKWTREELVGRSAGAEPVKGGNKFKETLFHASDEFFEMGKYLILGAFIASVFQTFLDRSMLAELGSSDFLSPAIMMAFAYILSLCSEADAFVAASFGGTFTPGSLLAFLVFGPMVDLKNTIMLFAFFRVKFVAAFIGIVTAAVYVSVLVYQQFIL